A single Polyodon spathula isolate WHYD16114869_AA chromosome 6, ASM1765450v1, whole genome shotgun sequence DNA region contains:
- the LOC121317113 gene encoding NF-kappa-B inhibitor epsilon-like codes for MDNRGDRKKEADDPSEEICDSGFDSVSDSFRSINQEYHRNIKKESPKEADDGDKLDSVAEDRLDSSYGSSSISSENLSEFLQSCKITEEKYSKRPETEGLTQQEIEILTSINEDGDTILHLAIIHEEQHFALYLISLFPKDFLDMQNDLYQTPLHLATYLNQPVVVQALVEKKACLELQDQDGNTPLHVACAQGYLECANELTRDNVDAHSNVLKMQNWRGMTCMHVAVLQGNHQFIELLMRKKANINVQEGTSGKTLLHLAVELHDQSLVSLLLKKGANVDMVMYNGCTPLHLAVGRQDASIANLLCQSGADKLLRNMEGETAQDLADGNNDILALFPFDDIQISGRSVVNF; via the exons ATGGATAATAGGGGAGACAGAAAAAAAGAGGCAGACGATCCTTCTGAAGAGATCTGCGATTCAGGATTTGATTCAGTTTCAGATTCCTTCAGATCGATAAACCAAGAATATCACCGTAATATTAAAAAAGAATCACCAAAGGAGGCCGATGATGGCGATAAACTTGACAGTGTTGCAGAGGACAGGCTGGATTCTTCCTATGGGTCTTCATCCATTTCATCAGAAAACCTGTCGGAATTTTTACAAAGTTGCAAAATTACAGAAGAAAAATACTCAAAAAGGCCAGAAACTGAAGGACTTACCCAACAAGAAATAGAGATCTTAACTTCAATCAACGAAGATGGAGACAC gattttacACCTTGCAATAATTCATGAGGAACAACATTTTGCACTCTACTTGATTTCCCTGTTTCCAAAAGACTTTCTTGACATGCAGAATGATCTCTACCAG ACACCTTTACACTTGGCTACGTACCTGAATCAGCCAGTAGTGGTTCAAGCCCTGGTAGAAAAAAAGGCGTGCTTAGAGTTACAGGATCAGGATGGCAACACGCCTCTCCACGTGGCATGCGCCCAGGGATACCTGGAATGTGCCAATGAGCTGACTAGAGACAATGTGGACGCACATAGCAATGTATTGAAGATGCAGAACTGGAGAG GTATGACTTGCATGCACGTAGCAGTACTCCAGGGAAACCATCAATTCATTGAGCTGTTAATGAGGAAGAAAGCAAATATTAATGTTCAG GAGGGCACCAGTGGGAAGACACTGTTGCATCTCGCTGTGGAGCTTCATGACCAGTCCCTCGTTTCGCTGCTGTTGAAGAAGGGGGCTAATGTAGACATGGTCATGTATAACGGCTGCACACCACTGCACCTGGCCGTTGGGAGGCAGGATGCCAGCATTGCCAATCTTTTGTGCCAGTCTGGAGCGGACAAATTATTGAGGAACATGGAGGGTGAGACAGCTCAAGACCTTGCAGATGGAAACAATGAT atactcgctctgtttCCATTTGATGACATACAGATTTCAGGTAGGTCTGTGGTGAACTTTTGA
- the LOC121316543 gene encoding transmembrane protein 151B-like yields MSPQASAAETISESSTTNVPEEEEVENDREEQRPLKQSLSKSLCRETHWKCLLLSLLMYGCMGAMTWCHVTTVTRLSFGTAYNEDTMIYHDSPCSNGYVYIPLAFLVMLYVVYLVECWHCYTRNELQYKVDVESISERIQRMQQATPCIWWKAISYHYVRRTRQVTRYRNGDAYTTTQVYHERVNTHVAEAEFDYANCGVKDISKDLMGLESFAVTKLRFTKCFSFANVESENSYLTQRARFFTENEGLDDYMEAREGMHLKNVDFKEYMIAFSDPDHLPWYISHYVFWITALLTLSWPLRVLTEYHTAYVHYHVEKLFGFDYVPVTPSEERPYCRRIPRVNTIDSTELEWHIRSNQQLVPSYSEAVLMDLSQLSSCNTYTVCDYGNYRQNCDRCHRTISSSSIFSRSALSICNGSPRIPFSASRFSLGRLYGSRRSCLWRSQSGSLNEQNCSNENTRCLSGQITNEEDPPPYQDAVYFPVLIVHRNEGCLNHDHRSLHRNGSCVETSL; encoded by the exons ATGTCCCCTCAAGCTTCTGCTGCGGAGACGATCAGTGAAAGCAGCACTACCAATGTACCCGAGGAAGAGGAGGTTGAGAATGACAGGGAAGAG CAGCGACCACTGAAGCAGTCCCTTAGCAAATCACTATGCAGGGAAACCCACTGGAAGTGCCTGCTGCTTTCCCTTCTCATGTATGGATGCATGGGAGCCATGACCTGGTGTCACGTGACCACAGTCACCAGACTGAGCTTCGGCACTGCCTACAATGAGGACACCATGATATACCATGACAGCCCCTGTTCTAATGGCTATGTCTACATCCCCCTGGCCTTCCTGGTCATGCTTTATGTTGTGTATCTGGTGGAATGTtggcactgctataccagaaatGAGTTGCAGTACAAAGTAGATGTGGAAAGCATCTCCGAACGGATACAGAGGATGCAGCAAGCCACGCCATGCATCTGGTGGAAGGCCATCAGCTACCATTATGTGCGAAGGACGAGGCAAGTCACGAGATACAGAAATGGAGATGCCTACACCACAACCCAGGTTTATCACGAAAGGGTCAACACCCATGTTGCTGAAGCTGAGTTTGACTATGCCAACTGTGGGGTAAAAGACATTTCCAAGGATCTAATGGGTTTGGAGAGCTTTGCTGTCACCAAACTGAGGTTCACCAAGTGCTTTAGCTTTGCTAATGTTGAGTCAGAAAACTCATACCTGACCCAGCGTGCTAGGTTCTTCACCGAAAACGAAGGCTTAGACGACTACATGGAGGCAAGGGAAGGAATGCATCTTAAGAATGTAGACTTTAAAGAATACATGATTGCCTTTTCCGATCCTGACCACCTCCCTTGGTATATCTCCCACTATGTCTTCTGGATTACAGCCCTTTTGACTCTGTCTTGGCCTCTTCGGGTGCTGACAGAGTATCACACTGCTTATGTCCACTACCACGTGGAAAAACTTTTTGGCTTCGACTATGTTCCTGTGACCCCATCTGAGGAGCGACCCTACTGCAGGAGGATACCTCGGGTCAACACCATTGACAGCACAGAGCTCGAGTGGCACATTAGGTCCAACCAACAGCTGGTCCCCAGCTACTCCGAGGCTGTCTTAATGGACCTTTCCCAGCTCTCCAGCTGCAACACTTACACTGTGTGCGACTATGGTAATTACAGACAGAACTGCGATAGGTGCCACAGAACCATCAGCAGCTCTTCCATCTTCTCCAGGAGTGCGCTAAGCATATGCAATGGCAGTCCTAGGATCCCCTTCAGCGCCAGCAGGTTCTCACTGGGACGCCTCTATGGGTCAAGGCGCAGCTGTCTGTGGAGGAGCCAGAGTGGGAGTCTTAATGAACAGAATTGCTCCAACGAGAATACACGCTGCTTGTCCGGGCAGATCACAAATGAAGAGGATCCTCCACCCTATCAGGATGCCGTTTACTTCCCTGTTTTAATAGTTCACAGGAACGAAGGCTGCCTCAACCATGATCACAGGTCCCTGCACAGGAATGGCTCCTGTGTCGAGACGTCCTTATGA